Proteins encoded in a region of the Bacteroidota bacterium genome:
- a CDS encoding rhodanese-related sulfurtransferase: MALLINRIGKDELKKRLMEETFHRKTVSFYRYVNIEDPALKRDELYKMWSDLNCFGRIYVAHEGINAQMSVPEHNWDEFVKQLYADEKFANVPFKMAVDNNGKSFYKLIVKVRDKVVADGINDPDFNPSNTGNYLNALEFNKAIEDPDTIVVDMRNHYESEVGHFDRAFCPDADTFREELPLVVEHLKGKEDKKVIMYCTGGIRCEKASAYLKHKGFKDVNHLQGGIIKYAEEIKQLGIESKFRGVNFVFDERVGERITDDILSKCHQCGKPCDRHVNCKNDDCHLLFLQCTECEEKMNGCCTPKCKEIAALPIDEQRKLRKGRMKNGPECLSVYKSRLRPNLSELIKKDLSLSESFKSNT; the protein is encoded by the coding sequence ATGGCATTATTAATTAACCGAATCGGAAAAGACGAGCTTAAAAAACGTCTTATGGAAGAAACGTTTCATCGCAAAACAGTTTCTTTTTATCGTTATGTAAACATCGAAGATCCCGCGCTTAAACGTGATGAGCTTTATAAAATGTGGTCGGATTTAAATTGCTTTGGTCGCATTTATGTAGCTCACGAAGGAATTAACGCTCAAATGAGTGTGCCTGAGCATAATTGGGATGAATTTGTGAAGCAATTATATGCGGATGAAAAATTTGCTAACGTGCCGTTTAAAATGGCCGTAGATAATAACGGAAAATCATTTTATAAATTGATTGTGAAGGTTCGCGATAAGGTAGTTGCTGATGGCATAAATGATCCTGATTTTAATCCTTCCAATACAGGAAATTATTTAAATGCACTGGAGTTTAACAAAGCCATAGAAGATCCCGATACCATTGTGGTTGATATGCGAAATCATTACGAAAGTGAGGTCGGTCATTTCGATCGTGCTTTTTGTCCGGATGCCGATACTTTTCGAGAGGAGCTACCTTTAGTTGTTGAGCATTTAAAAGGGAAAGAGGATAAAAAGGTAATCATGTATTGCACCGGCGGCATTCGCTGTGAGAAAGCGAGCGCTTATTTAAAGCACAAAGGATTTAAGGATGTAAATCATTTGCAAGGAGGTATAATTAAATATGCTGAAGAAATAAAACAATTAGGTATTGAAAGTAAATTTCGCGGCGTAAATTTTGTTTTTGATGAACGTGTAGGAGAGCGTATTACCGATGATATTTTATCCAAATGTCATCAATGTGGAAAACCATGCGACCGACATGTTAATTGCAAAAACGACGATTGTCATTTGTTGTTCCTTCAATGTACTGAATGTGAGGAAAAAATGAACGGATGTTGTACCCCTAAATGCAAAGAAATTGCCGCTCTTCCAATAGATGAACAAAGGAAATTGAGAAAAGGTCGTATGAAAAATGGTCCAGAGTGCTTGTCGGTTTATAAAAGCCGTTTACGCCCCAATCTTTCCGAATTAATAAAAAAAGATTTATCTTTATCTGAATCATTTAAATCGAACACTTAA
- a CDS encoding NAD-dependent epimerase/dehydratase family protein, producing the protein MYNKNERILIIGAGGQIGIELTENLSKLYGNENVIAADLKPIPALSQNPFETLDVLNKEALFAIINKYQIKQVYLLAALLSATGEQNPSFAWKLNMEGLFHVLDLAKEKHINKVYWPSSIAVFGPTTPRINTPQHTVMEPSTVYGISKQAGEGWCNWYNKKHSVDVRSIRYPGLIGWKSAPGGGTTDYAVHIFHEALKNKKYECFLSENTALPMMHMEDAIRATIELMHVPSEKVKIRTSYNLSGLSFTPKEMALEIKKHIPEFSITYKPDFRQAIADSWPASINDSEAREHWGWKEHYNLERLCENMLSNLKK; encoded by the coding sequence ATGTACAATAAGAACGAAAGAATACTTATTATTGGTGCCGGTGGTCAAATCGGAATTGAATTAACGGAAAATCTCAGCAAATTATATGGCAATGAAAATGTAATTGCGGCTGATTTAAAACCAATACCTGCTTTAAGCCAAAATCCTTTTGAAACGTTGGACGTTTTAAATAAGGAAGCACTTTTTGCTATTATTAATAAGTACCAAATAAAACAAGTTTATTTATTGGCAGCATTACTCTCTGCAACGGGTGAGCAAAACCCTTCTTTTGCCTGGAAATTAAACATGGAGGGCCTTTTTCATGTGTTGGATTTAGCCAAGGAAAAGCATATAAATAAAGTATATTGGCCAAGCTCTATCGCGGTTTTTGGACCAACTACACCACGAATTAATACCCCGCAACACACCGTAATGGAACCAAGCACGGTTTACGGAATCAGTAAGCAAGCCGGCGAGGGCTGGTGTAATTGGTATAATAAAAAACACAGCGTGGATGTGAGAAGCATCCGTTATCCAGGCCTAATTGGCTGGAAATCAGCACCAGGTGGAGGTACCACAGATTACGCCGTACACATTTTTCATGAAGCGTTAAAAAACAAGAAATACGAGTGTTTTTTATCGGAAAATACAGCGCTACCAATGATGCATATGGAAGACGCTATTAGAGCAACCATAGAATTAATGCATGTTCCATCTGAAAAGGTAAAAATCAGAACAAGTTATAACTTATCTGGACTAAGCTTTACTCCTAAAGAAATGGCATTAGAAATCAAGAAACATATTCCAGAATTCTCCATCACCTATAAGCCTGATTTTAGGCAAGCTATAGCCGATAGTTGGCCTGCATCCATTAATGATTCCGAAGCCCGTGAGCATTGGGGATGGAAGGAACATTATAATCTTGAAAGACTGTGTGAAAACATGCTTTCAAACCTAAAAAAATAA
- a CDS encoding toxin-antitoxin system YwqK family antitoxin translates to MKKFTLIALFISSLGWAQAQSYELGGPAGKDTFNLIDAQGKKQGKWIVYGKHKPGTCYAADAKVEEGKYQENRKTGQWIEYFCNGNMKNKLTFVNGRPDGYAIMYHENGKISEEGTWKANRWVGNYKLYYENGEVQHQFAFNASGKREGPQKYFYENGQLAIEGEFANGKESGVIKEYYENGDIKAEKNYADGLVDVNSIKEYQPKKPMVKITDNPVENAPKITVTKDEKPNEAVASKGPMVLNGQHTLYNKNKQITKDGVFKDNRLMDGKAYIYDDNGILNRIAVYKNGIYVGDTQVEN, encoded by the coding sequence ATGAAAAAATTTACGTTAATAGCTTTATTTATCTCTTCACTTGGTTGGGCTCAGGCTCAATCGTATGAGTTGGGTGGGCCTGCGGGTAAGGATACTTTTAATCTAATTGACGCGCAAGGTAAAAAACAGGGTAAATGGATTGTTTACGGGAAACATAAGCCGGGTACATGCTATGCTGCTGATGCAAAAGTGGAAGAAGGCAAATACCAGGAAAACCGTAAAACTGGACAATGGATTGAATATTTCTGTAATGGCAACATGAAGAATAAGCTAACCTTTGTTAATGGTCGCCCTGATGGTTACGCTATAATGTACCACGAAAACGGAAAAATTTCTGAAGAAGGAACCTGGAAAGCAAATCGCTGGGTAGGTAACTATAAATTATATTACGAAAACGGAGAAGTTCAGCACCAGTTTGCCTTTAATGCAAGCGGAAAACGTGAAGGACCCCAAAAATATTTTTACGAAAATGGTCAATTAGCAATTGAAGGTGAATTTGCTAACGGAAAAGAAAGTGGTGTAATTAAAGAATATTACGAAAACGGAGATATTAAAGCAGAGAAAAACTATGCGGATGGATTAGTTGATGTAAATTCAATTAAAGAATACCAACCTAAAAAACCGATGGTAAAAATTACAGATAACCCTGTAGAAAATGCACCGAAAATCACTGTTACAAAAGACGAAAAACCAAATGAAGCGGTGGCATCAAAAGGTCCTATGGTGTTAAATGGTCAGCATACTTTATACAATAAGAATAAGCAAATCACGAAAGACGGGGTATTTAAAGATAACCGTTTAATGGATGGTAAGGCCTATATTTATGACGATAATGGAATCCTAAATCGTATTGCAGTGTATAAAAACGGTATTTACGTGGGTGATACACAGGTAGAAAACTAA
- a CDS encoding cysteine--tRNA ligase: MTHNLHLYNTLSRKKEKFVAINAPFVGMYVCGPTVYSDVHLGNCRTFMSFDLIYRYLKHLGYKVRYVRNITDAGHLEGDRDEGDDKFTKKAKLLQVEPMEIVQKYTVGFRDIMALFNTLPPSIEPTATGHIIEQQEIAKKIIENKFAYEVNGTVYFDVEKYSKTNNYGELTNRKLEDLLENTRELDGQDEKKGRLDFALWIKAKPEHLMQWPSPWGMGFPGWHIECSAMSTKYLGETFDIHGGGMDLQATHHTNEIAQNIAYCGKSPANYWMHTNMLTVNGARMSKSAGNSFLPLELFSGDHALLSKGYSPMTVRFFMMQTHYRSTLDFSDEALSGSEKAFNRLMDSYKTLQQLSASATSSENIPELKAKCYEAMDDDFNTPVLIAHLFEAVRIINSANDKKTQLTQADIDLLKTIYNDFIIDIMGLKVEEEGGKASEALEKVMQLVLDMRAKAKANKDFATSDEIRNKLTAAGIQVKDGKDGATWNL; this comes from the coding sequence ATGACTCACAATTTACATTTATACAACACCCTTTCGCGGAAAAAGGAAAAATTCGTAGCAATCAACGCACCTTTTGTGGGGATGTATGTTTGCGGACCCACTGTATACAGTGATGTGCATTTAGGAAATTGCCGCACCTTCATGTCCTTTGATTTAATTTATCGCTATTTAAAACACTTAGGTTATAAAGTCCGTTACGTAAGAAACATCACCGATGCCGGTCACTTAGAAGGCGATCGTGATGAAGGTGATGATAAGTTTACTAAGAAGGCTAAACTACTTCAGGTTGAACCAATGGAGATTGTACAAAAATACACCGTTGGCTTCAGAGATATAATGGCCTTGTTTAATACACTTCCGCCGAGCATTGAGCCAACTGCTACAGGACACATTATTGAGCAACAAGAAATCGCGAAGAAGATCATTGAAAATAAATTTGCTTACGAAGTGAATGGTACAGTTTATTTTGATGTAGAAAAATATTCTAAAACGAATAATTACGGTGAACTTACCAATCGTAAACTTGAAGATTTATTGGAAAACACGCGCGAGCTAGACGGACAAGACGAGAAAAAAGGCCGATTGGATTTTGCGCTATGGATTAAAGCAAAACCAGAACATTTAATGCAATGGCCTAGTCCTTGGGGCATGGGATTCCCGGGTTGGCATATTGAATGTTCTGCCATGAGTACAAAATATCTTGGCGAAACATTTGATATACATGGCGGAGGAATGGATCTTCAGGCTACACATCACACCAATGAAATTGCACAAAATATTGCCTATTGCGGAAAATCGCCGGCTAACTATTGGATGCATACGAATATGCTTACCGTAAACGGTGCCCGCATGAGTAAAAGTGCCGGCAACAGTTTTTTACCTTTAGAATTATTTAGCGGTGATCATGCTTTGTTAAGTAAAGGCTACAGTCCGATGACCGTTAGATTCTTTATGATGCAAACACATTATCGCAGCACACTCGATTTCAGTGATGAGGCTTTAAGTGGTTCGGAAAAAGCATTTAATCGCTTAATGGATAGTTACAAAACGCTTCAGCAACTAAGCGCTTCAGCAACTTCTTCCGAAAACATTCCTGAGCTGAAAGCTAAATGTTATGAAGCCATGGATGATGACTTCAACACCCCTGTTCTCATTGCTCATTTATTTGAAGCTGTAAGAATCATTAATTCGGCAAACGATAAAAAAACACAGTTAACGCAAGCTGATATCGATTTACTAAAAACCATTTACAATGATTTTATCATTGATATCATGGGATTAAAAGTAGAAGAAGAAGGTGGCAAAGCTAGTGAAGCGTTGGAAAAAGTAATGCAATTGGTATTAGACATGCGTGCGAAAGCCAAAGCCAATAAAGATTTCGCTACTTCAGATGAAATTAGAAATAAGTTAACTGCTGCCGGCATTCAAGTGAAAGACGGAAAAGACGGAGCTACCTGGAATTTATAA
- a CDS encoding M28 family peptidase — protein MKLLLRLLSIVFIVAFFACENKSTETTEDNSTTATTPTVAAKPRVVPPDFNQDSAYAYIVKQSDMGPRVPGSNAHKKAVAYYESFFKSLGANVKVMGGNTNTYDGKQWRIDNVIASFHPEAKTRILLCAHYDSRPISDKDPKPENKTKPCPGVNDGASGVGVLMEVARNIAAKNPGVGIDIILFDLEDYGDNGDPNSWALGSLDWSRNPHRPGYKAKYGVLLDMVGAKNAIFPKEGLSVFHANDVVNKIWNTAETLGYGNYFIQEESAEMTDDHSAINKIAGIPCVDILHYNHVTNQFFEHHHTTTDDINTIDKNTLKAVGQTLLEVLYNEE, from the coding sequence ATGAAACTTTTATTAAGATTACTTTCAATTGTTTTTATTGTTGCATTTTTTGCCTGTGAAAACAAATCAACTGAAACAACTGAAGACAATTCAACAACCGCTACTACCCCAACGGTTGCTGCGAAGCCGCGTGTAGTTCCGCCCGATTTCAATCAGGATAGTGCTTATGCCTATATCGTTAAACAAAGTGATATGGGGCCGCGTGTACCCGGCAGCAACGCACACAAAAAAGCAGTAGCTTACTACGAAAGTTTTTTTAAATCACTTGGCGCCAATGTAAAAGTAATGGGTGGAAATACGAACACTTACGATGGAAAACAATGGCGCATCGATAACGTCATTGCATCCTTTCATCCGGAAGCAAAAACAAGAATATTATTGTGTGCGCATTATGACAGCAGACCTATTTCAGATAAAGACCCAAAGCCTGAAAACAAAACAAAACCTTGTCCCGGTGTAAACGACGGAGCAAGTGGCGTTGGTGTTTTAATGGAAGTTGCACGAAATATTGCTGCCAAAAATCCGGGAGTTGGTATTGATATTATTTTATTTGACTTGGAAGATTATGGTGATAACGGCGATCCGAATTCATGGGCCTTAGGTTCACTGGATTGGTCACGCAATCCGCATCGCCCGGGATACAAAGCAAAATACGGTGTATTACTTGACATGGTAGGCGCTAAAAATGCCATCTTCCCTAAGGAAGGTTTATCGGTGTTTCATGCAAATGATGTAGTCAATAAAATCTGGAATACAGCAGAAACCTTAGGATACGGTAATTATTTCATACAAGAAGAATCGGCTGAAATGACCGACGATCATTCAGCCATTAACAAAATTGCCGGCATTCCTTGCGTGGATATTCTACATTACAACCATGTTACCAATCAGTTTTTTGAACATCATCACACCACCACCGATGATATCAACACAATTGATAAGAACACTTTAAAGGCAGTGGGTCAAACCCTGCTGGAAGTACTCTATAACGAAGAGTAA
- the polA gene encoding DNA polymerase I, translating into MLTKNTDKKLFLLDAFALIYRAYFAFSNSPRINSKGFNTSAVFGFTNTLLEILNKEKPSHIAVVFDTDAPTQRHEEFEAYKANREEMPEDLRASIPLIIDLIKGFNIEVIGLPGYEADDLIGTLARKAENLGYTTYMMTPDKDYGQLVDANTYIYKPARLGNGADVLGVEDICKKWEIRNVGELIDILGLMGDKVDNIPGIPGVGEKTAIQLIKDFGSIENLLQNTDKLKGKLKEKVENNKEMAIQSKRLATIIIDCPIEFDEQKLVRKELNKDALRELFKELEFRRLGQTLLGEDIGGNESLASEKTEYKAKASNGQTDLFSTAAFFNEQNGNGDAGESEPETNHETISTVAHQYILVDTDEKLNELISVLNSVQEYCFDSETTGLNALEAEVVGLSFSIKAHEAYYVSIPADKNEAQKILEKLRPIFENESKILIGQNIKYDYHILKNYNISIKNKLWDTMVAHFLIQPDMRHNMDVLAETYLNYSPVSIETLIGKRGKNQLSMRDVPVEQIKDYAAEDADVTFQLKDKFVPKLKETETEKLFTEVEVPLITVLADMEREGINLDVKGLKDFSAQLAEDITKVDEEIQQLAGTKFNISSPKQVGEILFEYLKIVDNPKKTKTGQYATSEDILAKLEGKHPIISKILDYRELVKLKSTYVDALPDLVSGVTHRIHTSFNQVVAVTGRLSSDNPNLQNIPIRTERGRQIRKAFIPRNEDYVLLSADYSQIELRVAASMSGDPGMCEAFNAGKDIHTATAAKVYGVPENEVTKDMRYKAKSVNFGIIYGQGAFGLAENLNISRTEAKQLIDNYFKEYEGIKKFMDGQVNFAREHGYVKTLLGRKRWLRDITSSNATVRSFAERNAINAPIQGSAADMIKVAMINIHSELSKMNIKSRMVLQVHDELVFDVYKPELDLIKPIIEKHMQHALPLKVPVEVGMGVGVNWLEAH; encoded by the coding sequence ATGCTGACAAAAAATACCGACAAAAAACTTTTTTTACTCGATGCTTTTGCATTGATATATCGCGCTTACTTTGCGTTCAGCAATAGTCCACGCATTAACTCAAAAGGTTTTAATACCTCAGCTGTTTTTGGTTTTACCAATACTTTACTCGAAATTCTAAATAAAGAGAAACCAAGTCACATTGCTGTGGTATTCGACACCGACGCCCCTACTCAACGTCACGAAGAGTTTGAAGCCTACAAAGCGAATCGCGAAGAAATGCCGGAAGATTTACGCGCAAGCATTCCTCTTATCATAGACTTAATTAAAGGTTTTAACATTGAAGTGATTGGTTTGCCCGGCTATGAAGCGGATGATTTGATAGGTACACTCGCACGCAAAGCTGAGAATTTAGGTTACACCACCTACATGATGACGCCGGATAAAGATTATGGCCAATTAGTAGATGCAAACACTTACATATACAAACCTGCCCGCTTAGGCAATGGTGCAGATGTTTTAGGTGTTGAAGATATTTGCAAGAAATGGGAAATACGAAATGTGGGTGAATTAATTGATATCCTGGGTTTAATGGGTGATAAGGTGGATAACATTCCGGGGATTCCGGGTGTGGGTGAAAAAACAGCCATTCAATTAATAAAAGATTTCGGAAGCATTGAGAATCTATTACAGAATACTGATAAATTAAAAGGCAAATTAAAAGAGAAAGTAGAAAATAATAAAGAAATGGCTATTCAATCAAAGCGACTAGCTACCATTATTATTGATTGTCCGATTGAATTTGACGAACAAAAATTAGTACGTAAAGAATTAAATAAAGATGCTTTGCGTGAATTATTCAAGGAACTTGAATTCAGAAGACTTGGACAAACCTTATTGGGCGAAGATATTGGCGGTAACGAAAGTTTAGCTTCAGAGAAAACTGAATACAAGGCAAAAGCATCGAACGGACAAACAGATTTATTTTCGACTGCTGCTTTTTTTAATGAGCAAAATGGAAATGGCGATGCCGGCGAGTCTGAACCGGAAACAAATCACGAAACTATTTCAACCGTTGCACACCAATACATTTTAGTAGATACAGATGAAAAATTAAATGAACTTATTTCCGTTTTAAATTCCGTACAGGAATATTGTTTCGATTCTGAAACAACAGGACTCAATGCTTTGGAAGCTGAAGTTGTAGGTTTATCGTTTTCAATCAAAGCGCATGAAGCTTACTATGTGTCAATACCTGCGGATAAAAATGAAGCGCAGAAAATACTCGAGAAACTAAGACCCATTTTTGAAAACGAATCCAAAATTTTAATAGGACAAAACATAAAATACGATTATCACATTTTAAAAAACTATAACATCTCCATTAAAAACAAACTGTGGGACACCATGGTCGCGCATTTTTTAATTCAGCCCGACATGCGTCACAACATGGATGTGTTAGCTGAAACTTATCTGAATTATTCGCCCGTTAGTATAGAAACGTTAATTGGGAAAAGAGGAAAAAATCAGCTGAGCATGCGTGATGTTCCTGTTGAGCAAATTAAAGACTATGCAGCAGAAGATGCCGATGTTACCTTTCAATTAAAAGACAAATTTGTTCCGAAGTTGAAAGAAACTGAGACGGAAAAATTATTTACTGAAGTAGAAGTGCCTTTAATAACTGTGTTAGCCGACATGGAACGCGAAGGAATTAATCTGGATGTAAAAGGCTTGAAAGATTTCTCTGCGCAATTAGCAGAAGACATTACAAAAGTAGATGAGGAAATTCAGCAACTCGCCGGTACTAAATTCAATATTTCATCACCAAAGCAAGTAGGAGAAATTTTATTTGAATATTTGAAAATTGTAGATAATCCGAAGAAAACAAAAACAGGACAATACGCCACCAGCGAAGACATCTTAGCTAAGCTCGAAGGTAAACATCCGATAATTTCCAAAATTTTAGATTACCGGGAATTAGTTAAATTAAAAAGTACATATGTAGATGCCCTACCCGATTTAGTAAGCGGTGTAACACATCGCATTCATACTTCTTTCAATCAAGTTGTAGCCGTAACCGGGCGATTAAGTAGCGATAATCCCAATCTTCAAAACATTCCGATTCGTACAGAGCGTGGTCGCCAGATTCGGAAAGCATTTATTCCACGCAATGAAGATTACGTTTTATTAAGCGCCGATTATTCACAGATAGAATTACGTGTTGCTGCTTCTATGAGTGGTGATCCGGGAATGTGTGAAGCATTTAATGCCGGGAAAGATATTCATACGGCAACTGCCGCCAAAGTTTATGGTGTTCCTGAAAATGAAGTAACAAAAGACATGCGTTACAAAGCCAAAAGCGTAAACTTTGGTATCATATACGGACAAGGCGCATTTGGCTTAGCAGAAAATTTAAATATTTCACGCACCGAAGCCAAACAACTCATCGATAATTATTTTAAAGAGTATGAGGGCATCAAAAAATTCATGGATGGGCAAGTGAATTTTGCACGCGAACATGGCTATGTAAAAACTTTATTAGGTAGAAAAAGATGGTTACGTGATATCACATCCAGCAACGCGACTGTCAGAAGTTTTGCAGAGCGAAACGCAATTAATGCACCTATTCAAGGTTCAGCGGCAGACATGATAAAAGTAGCGATGATTAATATCCATAGCGAACTCAGTAAAATGAATATTAAATCGCGCATGGTATTACAGGTGCATGACGAATTAGTGTTTGATGTTTATAAACCGGAATTAGATTTAATTAAACCTATCATTGAAAAACACATGCAACATGCCCTGCCATTAAAAGTACCCGTGGAGGTTGGAATGGGTGTTGGCGTGAATTGGCTGGAAGCACATTAA